ATTGCATCCCAACGCAACGGAATGCTGACGTTCTTTCCCTCCAAGAATGATATTCTTCACTTTTTGAGCCGCGTAAGTTTTTACCAAGCGTTCCGATTCGCGCAGCGTTTCTTTCGATACGACCAGAATAATATCGTTGATATGTTCACACCGTTCAAACTTTTCCAATGTATGAACAAGAATCGGTTTTTGTTCCAACAATAGCAATTGTTTCGGAACAGCACTCCTCATTCTCTTTCCGTTTCCGGCGGCGGGAATAACTACTCCGACATTACCTTTTGCGTTCTGCATAAAAACAAATTTCCCGTTGACGTTTCCATCAACGGGAATTACTTGGAGAATAGGTTTTTACAAAATTAACATCGCATCGCCGTAACTGAAAAAGCGATACCCTTGCTTAATCGCAACTTTATATGCATGCATCAGAAAATCGTGCCCTGCAAATGCGCTAACCAGCATCAGAAGCGTCGTTTCCGGCATATGAAAATTCGTAACTAATGCATCCGTGATTTTGAAATTATATGGAGGGAAAATAAATTTATCCGTCCACATTTTAATCGCTTTCAAGTGACCGTCGGCAGTCGTGCTTGATTCGATTGCGCGTGTTGTGCTTGTTCCACAACTGATAACTTTTCCTTTCGCATCAATAGAAGTGTTCACAATTTTTACGGCGGGTTCGTGTACCTCAAAATACTCGGAATCCATTTTATGTTTGTGTAAATCTTCCACTTCTACCGGACGAAACGAAGCAAGACCAAGATGCACGGTAATGCCGGCATGTTTTACTCCCGTTTTTTCTAACTTAGAAATAAGTCTCGGCGTAAAATGCAATCCTGCTGTTGGCGCGGCTACTGAACCGATATGTTTTGCGAACATCGTTTGATAATCTTCGATATCGCGCGTTTGTACATCGCGTTTGATATATGGAGGAATGGGCGTAACACCGATTCTATCGGCAACTTTATACAAATCACCGCGATAATTGAACCGCACTGTTCTTCCGCGCGACGTTGTATTATCAATAACTTCGCACCAGAGATTTCCTTCGTCAAAAAAAATCTTATTCCCGATCCGAACTTTTCGCGCGGGGTCAACAATGGCATCCCAAATTCTTTCCTCGGTGTTTAATTCGCGTAAAAGAAAAACTTCGATTCTCGCTTTCGTTTTTTCTTTATGCCCGAAGAGCCGCGCTTGAAAAACTTTTGTATCATTGACAATGATACAATCATTTTTATTCACGTAATCAACGATATCGGAAAATTTTCGATGCTCTATTTTTTCTTCTTTCCGGTGCAAGACCATCATTCGACACGAATCCCGCGGTTCGGCAGGATGTTTTGCAATTAAATTTTTAGGAAGTGGATACCTGAAATCAGATAGTTTCATTTATGGATACTCCAAAGAATTAAATGTTTAAAAACCAAGTTTTGAACGACGTAGCGAACTGTTCTTTAATAAAATTGCACGTTTTGCATTTGATAAACTCGAAGCAAAACTCGGATTCACAACTTTTTGTACGTTTGTTTGCACTAAGGGAGTTGTAGGCATTATATTGCTTTTCTCTTGTATAACAGCGCGAGCCGCGGCTAATCGTGCAATAGGAATCCGAAACGGTGAACACGAAACATAATTCAAACCGAGTGCGTGACAAAATTCTACACTCGACGGGTCCCCTCCGTGCTCGCCGCAAATTCCGACTTTCAAACTATTGTTAGAATTGCGTCCTTCTTTCACAGCAATTCCCATCAACTTACCAACGCCATTTTTATCAATAGATTGAAACGGGTCGCGTTCATAAACACTGTGGTCAATGTAATACGGTAAAAATTCTCCCGCATCATCGCGAGAAAGTCCGGCGGTTAATTGTGTTAAATCGTTTGTTCCAAACGAAAAGAATTCCGCTACTTTTCCGATATCGTACGCAGTAAGCGCCGCGCGAGGAATTTCAATCATCGTTCCTACAAGGTATGCGATGCGCACGTTCTTCACTCGCATTACATGTTCTGCAATCCGATTGATAATTTCTTTTTGCAACGCAAGTTCGCGCACGTGTCCTACGAACGGAATCATAATTTCAGGAAATGCCTTTATTCCTTTTTTCCGTGCCATCGCTGCCGCTTCAAATACTGCGCGTACTTGCATCTCGGTAATTTCGGGATATAGTATTCCCAAACGACAACCGCGAAAACCTAACATCGGATTCATTTCGTGCAGTTGACTGATACGGCGTTGAATTCGTTCTTTCGAAATTTTCATTACGCTTGCAAGTTCATCAATATCTTTCTGTGTCTTCGGTAAAAATTCGTGAAGCGGAGGGTCAAGTGTTCTGATTGTTACCGGTCTATCTTTCATAACCTCAAAAATACCAAAGAAATCCTTTCGTTGGTACGGAAGTAATTTTGCCAATGCATGTTCCCGTTCTTCTTTCGTTTCCGCTAAAATCATCTCGCGAACTGCAGTTATCCTGTCTTCTCCGAAAAACATATGTTCCGTTCTGCACAAACCTATCCCTTCTGCACCAAATGCAACAGCATGCTCGCATTGATTCGGTTGGTCTGCGTTTGTTCGGATACGAAGTGAGCGAAATTGATCTGCCCATTTCATTATTTGCGCATAGCGTTGATAAATTGCTGCTTTCTCCGGTTTCAGAGATTTTTCAATTAACACAGAAACAACTTCACTCGGTCGTGTTTTTACTCTTCCGATAATGATTTCTCCCGTTGTACCGTCAATGGAAATTTCCTCCCCTTCTTTCACGACAATTTTTTTTCTGTCAACGCTCAACCTACGCGATTTGTAATCAATATTCAGTTCCGAACATCCAACGATACAAACTTTTCCCATTTGTCGAGCAACAAGCGCGGCATGCGACGTCATTCCACCGCGAGCAGTAACAATTCCTTTCGCTACACTCATTCCGCGAATATCATCTGGAGATGTTTCAATACGAACGAGAATAACATCTTCTCCTTTTTTTGCCTCCGCTTCCGCATCTTCTGCGTTAAAATATATCTTTCCCGTTGCTGCTCCCGGACCAGCATTGAGTCCTTTCGTTAATAACATTCCTTTGTTCACGGCGCGTTGTTTTTCTTCGTCGTCAAAAACCGGACGTAACAACTGGTCAAGTTGCAACGGTTCAATGCGCATCAATGCTTCTTCGGGAGCAATCACTTTTTCTTTCACCATATCAACGGCGATACGAATTGCTGCTGTCGTGGTTCGTTTTCCTGCGCGGCATTGCAACATATACAATTTCCCTTGTTGTATCGTGAATTCAATATCGAGCATATCCTTAAAATGTTGCTCAAGAATATTGCACATACGTTTCATTTCTCTATACGATACTTTGTCATATTTCTGAAGTTCAACCACCGGAAGCGGTGTTCGTATTCCTGCAACAATATCTTCTCCTTGCGCGTTCATCAAAAATTCTCCATACAATATATGTTCTCCCGTCGCCGGATTTCTTGTGAACGCAACACCCGTTCCGGATTTTTCCCCCAAATTTCCGAATACCATTGCTTGCACATTAACTGCAGTTCCCCACGATTCGGGAATATCGTACAACTTTCTGTATTCAATTGCCCGCGTGTTCATCCACGAGCCAAACACTGAACCGATGGCTCCCCAAAGTTGGTCAAAAGGATTCTCGGGAAATTTTTTCCCGGTTTTCTTTTTTATTGCCGCCTTAAATTCAGAAACCAATTGTTTTAAATCATCAGCATTCAGTTCCGTATCAAGTTGAACGCCGCGTTTCTTTTTTTTCTCTTGAAGTATTTCTTCAAACGGGTCAATATCATCTTTCGATTGCGGTTTTAAGCCAAGCACCACATCGCCATACATTTGAACGAAACGACGATACGCGTCATACACAAATCGCGCGTCATTTGTCTTGTAAATCATTCCTTCTGCCGTTTCATCATTCAATCCGAGATTGAGTATCGTATCCATCATTCCCGGCATAGATGCCCGCGCTCCGCTTCGTACAGAAAGCAACAACGGATTATGCGAATCGCCGAATTTTCCATGCATTACGCGTTCGACTTGAATCAACGCATCTTCAACTTGTTGCTCCATATTCGAAGGATATTTCTTTTTATTATTGTAATAATACGAACAGACTTCGGTGGTAATCGTAAATCCTGCTGGAACCGGCAATCCTAAATTCGTCATTTCAGCAAGATTCGCTCCCTTACCTCCGAGCAAATTTTTCAATTCTGCTTTTCCTTCGGCAACACCGTCGCCGAAAAAATACACATGTTTATTATCGAAAGTCATTTTATTTATTTCTGAATTGTTAGTAATATGAAAATTTATTGCTTGTGCAATTGTATTGCTTTGAGAAACTCTTGTAAAATATTTTTGGAAAATGGATTTTCGAAATCGTTCATTCGCTCGGGATGCCATTGTACACAAAGAAAAAACGGTTGCCGCTCGCGGTCTTTTAATTCCAGCGCTTCAATTATTCCGTCATCAGAAATTGCCGCAATTTTCAATCTCTTTCCAAGTTTATCCACCGCCTGATGATGTCGCGAATTTATTTCTCCTCCAGAAACATTGACGATTGTTTTCAACAAAGAATCAAACGTAACCGCTACACGATGCACCGCATTGGTGCTGCTATCAAGTCGGTGCGAAGGATAACCTGCGTGAACGATATCCGGAATCAGTGTTCCTCCCATCGCAACGTTCACTGCTTGAAGTCCGCGGCAAATTGCTAGCAACGGCAATTGTAATTGTTGCACTCGCAAAATTATTTGCAACTCAAATTCGTCGCGCTGCGTGTCTAAATCGTTTGCATCTACTTCCTTGAGAAATTCAGGTTTGCCATAAAATTTCGGATGAACGTCTTGTCCTCCCGTCAATACAATTCCATCGCAGATATCAACTGCTTCCGCATTATTCAACAGATATGACAATTTTATTGTTTCCAACGGCTGCAATTTCTGAAGCCACTCGACATATTTTTCGAATGATGGTTTTCCTGTATCTGTAACACCGATTTTCATGTTAAGAAACAATCTTTTGTAATTCTTGTAAAAATAATTCTTCTCCTTCAACAAACACAGTTTCAATGGGTAATATCCATAACGGCATCTGTTCGATATACTGACGCAATGTACTATCTACCAACCGCACCGCGTCTTTTTCCGTTGTTAGTACGTATGTAACTTTCTTTTCCTTCATTATGTGAAGCACACATTTGATATCGTTTTCTGAGAAATAATGATGGTCGGAAAAGGGTATGAATTCTTTCACCATTGCAC
This portion of the Ignavibacteria bacterium genome encodes:
- the queA gene encoding tRNA preQ1(34) S-adenosylmethionine ribosyltransferase-isomerase QueA, which codes for MKLSDFRYPLPKNLIAKHPAEPRDSCRMMVLHRKEEKIEHRKFSDIVDYVNKNDCIIVNDTKVFQARLFGHKEKTKARIEVFLLRELNTEERIWDAIVDPARKVRIGNKIFFDEGNLWCEVIDNTTSRGRTVRFNYRGDLYKVADRIGVTPIPPYIKRDVQTRDIEDYQTMFAKHIGSVAAPTAGLHFTPRLISKLEKTGVKHAGITVHLGLASFRPVEVEDLHKHKMDSEYFEVHEPAVKIVNTSIDAKGKVISCGTSTTRAIESSTTADGHLKAIKMWTDKFIFPPYNFKITDALVTNFHMPETTLLMLVSAFAGHDFLMHAYKVAIKQGYRFFSYGDAMLIL
- a CDS encoding pyruvate, phosphate dikinase, whose amino-acid sequence is MTFDNKHVYFFGDGVAEGKAELKNLLGGKGANLAEMTNLGLPVPAGFTITTEVCSYYYNNKKKYPSNMEQQVEDALIQVERVMHGKFGDSHNPLLLSVRSGARASMPGMMDTILNLGLNDETAEGMIYKTNDARFVYDAYRRFVQMYGDVVLGLKPQSKDDIDPFEEILQEKKKKRGVQLDTELNADDLKQLVSEFKAAIKKKTGKKFPENPFDQLWGAIGSVFGSWMNTRAIEYRKLYDIPESWGTAVNVQAMVFGNLGEKSGTGVAFTRNPATGEHILYGEFLMNAQGEDIVAGIRTPLPVVELQKYDKVSYREMKRMCNILEQHFKDMLDIEFTIQQGKLYMLQCRAGKRTTTAAIRIAVDMVKEKVIAPEEALMRIEPLQLDQLLRPVFDDEEKQRAVNKGMLLTKGLNAGPGAATGKIYFNAEDAEAEAKKGEDVILVRIETSPDDIRGMSVAKGIVTARGGMTSHAALVARQMGKVCIVGCSELNIDYKSRRLSVDRKKIVVKEGEEISIDGTTGEIIIGRVKTRPSEVVSVLIEKSLKPEKAAIYQRYAQIMKWADQFRSLRIRTNADQPNQCEHAVAFGAEGIGLCRTEHMFFGEDRITAVREMILAETKEEREHALAKLLPYQRKDFFGIFEVMKDRPVTIRTLDPPLHEFLPKTQKDIDELASVMKISKERIQRRISQLHEMNPMLGFRGCRLGILYPEITEMQVRAVFEAAAMARKKGIKAFPEIMIPFVGHVRELALQKEIINRIAEHVMRVKNVRIAYLVGTMIEIPRAALTAYDIGKVAEFFSFGTNDLTQLTAGLSRDDAGEFLPYYIDHSVYERDPFQSIDKNGVGKLMGIAVKEGRNSNNSLKVGICGEHGGDPSSVEFCHALGLNYVSCSPFRIPIARLAAARAVIQEKSNIMPTTPLVQTNVQKVVNPSFASSLSNAKRAILLKNSSLRRSKLGF
- a CDS encoding gamma-glutamyl-gamma-aminobutyrate hydrolase family protein produces the protein MKIGVTDTGKPSFEKYVEWLQKLQPLETIKLSYLLNNAEAVDICDGIVLTGGQDVHPKFYGKPEFLKEVDANDLDTQRDEFELQIILRVQQLQLPLLAICRGLQAVNVAMGGTLIPDIVHAGYPSHRLDSSTNAVHRVAVTFDSLLKTIVNVSGGEINSRHHQAVDKLGKRLKIAAISDDGIIEALELKDRERQPFFLCVQWHPERMNDFENPFSKNILQEFLKAIQLHKQ